One part of the Xanthocytophaga agilis genome encodes these proteins:
- a CDS encoding SGNH/GDSL hydrolase family protein has product MKRRDFIERSLATIPFVASLPDIEPEMLSMDQPSMVINAGIGGNNTRDLLARIEKDCLQHNPDLTILMAGTNDMNSMKHVPLEEYSSNYQTLVEKLLKIRSKVLVMSILPVYEPYLFTRHPVQFYAPDGPALRRSKVNEVIRKISEQKKLSFLDMHHIFEKTGEIGLSAMSLLKNEVNSGKTDGVHPTAEGYRVMAVAVYQYIVLQGLPHSKVVCFGDSITMGDTDGQNYPTYLQKLLNS; this is encoded by the coding sequence GTGAAACGAAGAGACTTTATAGAACGATCATTGGCCACAATTCCTTTTGTGGCCTCTTTGCCTGATATAGAACCAGAAATGCTTTCTATGGATCAGCCTTCTATGGTAATTAATGCCGGAATAGGAGGAAATAATACGCGTGACCTTCTGGCGCGAATAGAAAAGGATTGTCTACAGCATAATCCTGATTTAACCATTCTGATGGCAGGTACTAACGATATGAATAGTATGAAACATGTGCCGTTGGAAGAGTATAGTAGTAATTATCAGACTTTGGTTGAAAAGTTACTAAAGATCAGGAGTAAAGTACTTGTTATGAGTATTTTGCCTGTATATGAGCCATACTTATTTACCCGGCATCCTGTCCAGTTTTATGCTCCTGATGGACCAGCTTTGCGTAGGTCTAAGGTAAATGAGGTGATTCGTAAAATATCTGAGCAGAAAAAGCTTTCATTTCTGGATATGCATCATATTTTTGAAAAGACAGGAGAAATTGGACTTTCTGCAATGAGTCTGCTTAAAAATGAGGTCAATAGCGGAAAGACAGATGGTGTACATCCGACAGCAGAAGGATATCGAGTTATGGCAGTAGCTGTGTATCAGTATATAGTCTTGCAGGGCTTGCCTCATAGTAAAGTAGTTTGTTTTGGGGATAGTATTACTATGGGAGATACTGATGGGCAAAACTATCCTACTTATTTGCAGAAGTTACTCAATAGCTAA
- a CDS encoding RagB/SusD family nutrient uptake outer membrane protein, whose protein sequence is MKIRNTIYTLVFILVSGCGVLDQSPESSFTPDNFYKNADDARSAVSAVYDQMNYNNLYNQLMWILQDQATDDAEWGGGRSTANQAKNDLDKYTFTPATSTFQSVWSACYRGINQANTVIGRVPDISMDEALKKRYVAEATLLRGFYYFTLVRLFGGVPIVLTETTSLNNLTIARSSVEEVYTQIIKDFTEAESVLPVNYSAAEIGRVTQGAAKALLAKVYLTRQEWEKAATKAKEVIDLGIYDLWTNYAEAFLIANKNGKEAIFEIQAMGGGFNEGSFMQGYMRPPFDKVNNIAGFGDDPATQNLYEAYSENDKRRDVTLRLYSATSTPAAPASITFPCYVNKYLDPTATANGEGSNNFPIIRYADVLLMYAEALNELGANNSDAYKAINRIRNRAGLDDLAEGLTQDEFRNSVLLERRLELAFEGHRWYDLARTRRLISALKAQNPDIVVEERHYLFPIPQTERDVNPLLEQNPDY, encoded by the coding sequence ATGAAAATCCGAAACACTATTTATACACTAGTATTCATACTAGTATCAGGCTGTGGAGTATTGGATCAATCTCCTGAATCCAGTTTTACACCTGATAACTTTTATAAAAATGCGGATGATGCCAGATCTGCTGTAAGTGCTGTCTATGATCAGATGAATTATAATAACCTGTATAATCAATTGATGTGGATTTTACAGGATCAAGCTACTGATGATGCAGAGTGGGGTGGAGGCCGATCAACTGCCAATCAGGCAAAAAATGATCTGGACAAATATACCTTCACGCCTGCTACCAGTACCTTTCAGAGTGTATGGTCAGCTTGCTATAGAGGGATTAATCAGGCTAATACAGTTATTGGACGTGTGCCTGACATCAGCATGGATGAAGCCCTGAAAAAGCGATATGTGGCAGAAGCTACATTACTGCGTGGATTTTATTACTTTACGCTAGTAAGACTTTTTGGAGGAGTACCTATTGTATTAACCGAGACTACATCTCTCAATAATCTCACCATTGCCAGATCTTCTGTAGAAGAAGTATACACACAAATTATCAAAGATTTTACAGAAGCAGAATCTGTTTTGCCTGTCAACTATTCCGCTGCTGAAATAGGGCGAGTTACTCAGGGAGCAGCCAAGGCATTACTGGCAAAAGTGTATCTAACACGTCAGGAATGGGAGAAAGCCGCTACCAAAGCCAAAGAAGTAATAGATCTTGGAATCTATGATTTGTGGACTAACTATGCAGAAGCATTTCTAATTGCTAACAAGAATGGAAAAGAAGCTATTTTTGAGATTCAGGCTATGGGCGGGGGATTTAATGAAGGAAGTTTTATGCAGGGATATATGCGCCCTCCGTTTGACAAGGTGAATAACATCGCTGGCTTTGGGGATGATCCTGCTACACAGAATCTATATGAAGCTTACTCCGAAAATGATAAGAGACGCGACGTTACTCTGCGATTATATTCCGCAACTAGTACACCTGCTGCTCCTGCTAGTATTACCTTTCCTTGTTATGTAAATAAATACCTGGACCCTACAGCTACTGCCAATGGAGAAGGGAGTAACAATTTTCCGATTATCCGCTATGCAGATGTGCTGTTGATGTATGCTGAAGCATTAAACGAGTTAGGAGCTAATAATTCAGATGCCTATAAAGCTATAAATCGCATACGAAATCGGGCCGGACTGGATGATCTGGCTGAAGGATTGACACAGGATGAGTTTCGGAATAGTGTCTTATTGGAAAGGCGACTTGAACTGGCATTTGAGGGACATCGCTGGTATGACCTGGCCCGAACACGGCGGCTCATTTCAGCCTTAAAAGCACAGAATCCTGACATCGTTGTGGAAGAAAGACACTATCTGTTTCCTATTCCACAAACCGAAAGAGATGTTAATCCTCTGTTAGAGCAAAATCCTGATTATTGA
- a CDS encoding FAD-dependent oxidoreductase → MRKLVLLFLLLPVFSHSLWAQQATTSVDICVYGGSSAGVMAAYTAKKAGKSVILIEPGKHLGGLTTGGLGYTDIGNKYAITGLARDYYRRIGKHYGKFEQWIFEPHVAENLFKEYISKGNVQVLYSYRLSSVKKQGTTIQEIVIENSDKPSSTTNRIVKAKMFLDCTYEGDLMAKAGVSYFVGREDNKLYNETYNGVQLLNKHQFVDGIDPYKIPGKPESGLLWGISSAALPPTGSGDKKVQTYNFRICLTSDPANQIPITKPEGYDPEKYELLLRVMEKEPTRPFNLIMKPDLMPNYKTDINNNGPFSTDMIGMNYDYPEADYARRAQIQKEHELYTKGFLYFVGNDPRVPEHLRTEMKRWGYPKDEYTDNGNWSPQMYVREARRMIGAYVMTQANCQGKETVQDGVGMAAYTMDSHNCQRIVIEKDGVKMVKNEGDVQIGGFPPYPIAYRSLIPKESECGNLLVPVCLSASHIAYGSIRMEPVFMVLAQSSALAASLAIDSKRTVQNIDVQKLQQWLKANPLMDNSPADILVDDQDKVHIVLTGDWKSEHNPGGSYGPSWLADDSQGKEKKAVRFVPEVVTAGKYAVYMYFPKVKNAASETAITITNGKDVKALTIKEADIRVEGQTAGEWVLLGEYSFPKGKSSYVEISNTNANGSIIADAVLFVPKQG, encoded by the coding sequence ATGAGAAAATTGGTTCTTCTATTTCTTCTTTTGCCTGTGTTTTCACACTCTCTTTGGGCACAGCAGGCAACTACTTCAGTAGATATCTGTGTATATGGTGGATCATCGGCAGGTGTAATGGCAGCTTATACTGCTAAGAAAGCTGGGAAATCTGTGATTTTGATTGAGCCAGGCAAACACTTGGGTGGACTTACCACGGGAGGACTAGGCTATACAGACATTGGTAATAAGTATGCAATTACAGGGCTGGCACGTGACTATTATCGTCGTATTGGAAAGCATTATGGCAAATTTGAACAATGGATATTTGAACCTCATGTAGCTGAGAATCTCTTCAAAGAATATATCTCTAAGGGCAATGTGCAGGTGTTATATAGTTATCGTTTGTCTTCTGTTAAAAAGCAAGGGACCACTATCCAGGAAATTGTGATTGAAAACTCTGATAAACCATCGAGTACAACCAATCGAATCGTTAAAGCTAAAATGTTTCTGGATTGTACCTATGAGGGAGATTTGATGGCTAAAGCAGGCGTAAGTTATTTTGTAGGAAGAGAAGACAATAAACTATATAATGAAACTTATAATGGAGTTCAACTGCTCAACAAACATCAGTTTGTAGATGGGATTGACCCTTATAAAATACCCGGAAAGCCGGAAAGCGGATTACTTTGGGGGATTAGTTCTGCTGCTCTACCTCCAACCGGTTCAGGCGATAAAAAAGTACAGACTTATAATTTTCGGATTTGTCTGACCAGCGATCCTGCGAATCAAATCCCAATTACTAAACCAGAAGGATATGATCCTGAAAAGTATGAGCTATTGTTGCGGGTGATGGAGAAAGAGCCGACTCGGCCATTCAATCTGATTATGAAACCCGATCTTATGCCCAATTACAAAACAGATATCAACAACAATGGACCTTTCTCGACAGATATGATTGGGATGAATTATGACTATCCTGAGGCTGACTATGCTCGGAGAGCTCAGATTCAGAAAGAACATGAGTTGTACACAAAAGGGTTTCTGTACTTTGTAGGGAATGATCCTCGTGTACCTGAGCATCTACGCACAGAAATGAAACGATGGGGATACCCAAAAGATGAATACACAGATAATGGAAATTGGTCTCCTCAAATGTATGTACGAGAAGCCCGCCGGATGATTGGAGCTTATGTAATGACTCAGGCTAACTGCCAAGGTAAAGAAACTGTACAGGATGGAGTGGGTATGGCTGCCTATACTATGGACTCGCATAATTGTCAGCGTATCGTTATCGAAAAGGATGGCGTTAAAATGGTTAAGAATGAAGGGGATGTACAGATTGGTGGTTTTCCTCCCTATCCGATAGCCTATCGGTCATTGATTCCAAAAGAAAGTGAATGTGGCAATCTGTTAGTACCTGTCTGTTTATCTGCAAGCCATATTGCCTATGGATCTATCCGAATGGAGCCTGTATTTATGGTATTGGCTCAGTCATCTGCATTAGCTGCCAGTTTAGCAATAGATAGTAAGCGGACTGTACAAAATATTGATGTGCAGAAACTTCAGCAATGGTTGAAGGCAAATCCCCTGATGGATAATAGCCCTGCAGATATTTTAGTAGATGATCAGGATAAAGTACATATTGTATTGACTGGTGACTGGAAAAGCGAGCACAATCCTGGTGGAAGTTATGGCCCTTCATGGTTAGCAGATGATAGCCAGGGAAAAGAGAAAAAAGCTGTGCGATTTGTACCGGAAGTTGTTACTGCAGGGAAGTATGCTGTGTATATGTATTTTCCTAAAGTAAAAAATGCGGCTAGTGAAACTGCTATTACCATTACTAATGGCAAAGACGTGAAGGCATTGACAATAAAGGAGGCTGATATTCGTGTAGAAGGTCAGACTGCCGGAGAATGGGTCTTGCTTGGAGAGTATTCTTTTCCCAAAGGCAAAAGTAGTTATGTAGAAATCTCTAACACCAATGCCAATGGCTCTATTATTGCGGATGCAGTCCTTTTTGTCCCTAAGCAAGGATAA
- a CDS encoding T9SS type A sorting domain-containing protein, whose protein sequence is MMKNILAYLLVLLGINISFGQTSYPTSSNVTESITCIACSVTSANQALNNNPTDYATVHVGISVISVINLDLIFSPSQPGGTTIALIVEDPTATLDLLSGVTYTLRNGGSTVSNSGWGMMPYNGSSTKKVLYTTASSAFNTLRISLFGILSVDKTLRVYSVASASGYIPLPVNFMQFTGIAYNHRVQLTWSTASEKNNQYFDIMRSSDDNSWQIIGTVNGGGNSQSPLYYEYTDENPLNGKNYYKLKQVDYNEKYSFSKMISVTVTSEQKSTISLSPNPASKQSTIRLQLPDTKSQYENVTVYFSDLQGRSLSEQIIPLNGNVGQFTIHPEWEPGIYILRIETSGSIEQKRIVIH, encoded by the coding sequence ATGATGAAAAATATACTAGCTTATCTTCTGGTACTTCTGGGTATTAACATATCGTTTGGGCAAACATCCTACCCAACCTCTTCTAATGTAACAGAATCCATTACCTGCATTGCATGTTCTGTTACCTCTGCCAACCAAGCCTTGAATAATAATCCGACAGATTATGCAACTGTTCATGTTGGTATTAGTGTTATTTCGGTTATCAATCTGGATCTGATATTTTCACCTTCGCAACCCGGAGGGACTACCATTGCTCTTATTGTAGAAGATCCGACTGCAACATTAGATCTCTTGAGTGGTGTTACTTATACCCTTCGAAATGGAGGTAGTACTGTTAGTAATTCAGGATGGGGGATGATGCCCTATAACGGATCTTCTACCAAAAAAGTGCTTTATACAACAGCTTCCTCAGCCTTTAATACCCTTCGAATTAGCCTTTTTGGTATATTATCTGTTGATAAGACATTGCGAGTATATTCTGTGGCTTCTGCCAGTGGATATATTCCACTACCGGTTAACTTTATGCAATTTACAGGAATTGCATATAATCACAGGGTTCAGCTAACATGGTCAACTGCCAGTGAAAAGAACAATCAATACTTTGACATTATGCGAAGTTCGGATGATAACAGTTGGCAAATAATTGGAACTGTGAATGGTGGTGGTAACTCACAAAGCCCATTATACTATGAATATACAGATGAAAATCCCTTAAATGGTAAGAATTACTACAAACTCAAACAAGTAGATTATAATGAAAAGTATAGTTTTTCAAAGATGATCTCTGTAACAGTGACTTCTGAACAGAAAAGCACTATTTCATTATCTCCAAATCCAGCCTCAAAACAATCTACAATTAGGCTACAGTTACCTGATACCAAAAGTCAGTATGAGAATGTAACCGTTTATTTCTCTGATCTGCAAGGCAGATCTTTAAGCGAACAAATCATCCCTCTAAATGGCAATGTGGGCCAGTTTACAATACATCCAGAGTGGGAACCAGGAATATATATTTTACGAATAGAAACTTCTGGATCTATAGAACAAAAAAGAATTGTGATACATTGA
- a CDS encoding 2OG-Fe(II) oxygenase, with the protein MKYTNLTDKIFTIEDFLLPQECHKYITLSENLGYEPAKVITEKGERVLEEVRNNNRTFYKSEDLAEILWHKVQSFAPAKIGNSHAIGLNELFRFYKYQPGHRFKGHQDQSYIRNATEASYFTFMIYLNDNFSGGDTLFTNLKIQPKEGMALIFLHSLYHEGSEVTKGIKYVLRSDIMYRFEED; encoded by the coding sequence ATGAAATATACTAACCTAACAGATAAAATCTTTACAATTGAAGATTTTTTGTTGCCACAAGAATGTCATAAGTATATAACACTAAGTGAAAATCTTGGTTATGAACCTGCCAAAGTAATTACAGAGAAAGGGGAAAGAGTTTTGGAAGAGGTCCGAAACAATAATCGTACATTTTATAAAAGTGAAGATCTGGCGGAGATTCTATGGCATAAAGTACAATCATTTGCTCCTGCCAAGATTGGAAATAGTCACGCAATTGGCCTGAATGAGTTATTTCGTTTTTATAAATATCAGCCTGGTCATCGGTTTAAAGGACATCAGGATCAAAGTTATATACGTAATGCAACAGAAGCCAGCTACTTTACATTTATGATTTACCTGAATGACAACTTCTCAGGTGGAGATACACTATTTACCAATCTGAAAATACAACCTAAAGAAGGTATGGCACTGATATTTCTACATAGCTTATATCATGAAGGTAGTGAGGTTACCAAAGGTATAAAATATGTACTACGAAGCGATATCATGTACAGATTTGAGGAAGATTGA